A stretch of Methanobrevibacter sp. YE315 DNA encodes these proteins:
- a CDS encoding glycosyltransferase family 39 protein, producing MIGVSCSDVYVYLLNALYYTGTNIHSTGNIYLSPLICFLTSIFFMFGFVDKLSIFIVTGVFAIIGNIGCYLLFKKYFDDTLSLTGTILYSTFSLYLTWLANGTLDIPATGIIIWIALFTVIAIKENPKFYAYVIPLIMIGFFTRYTVILTIPAFLLYYVLEKGFTIDSEDLKYIKKGIIFAVLLGIIILGILLIMGHGQFAAGSQISNGIIGKKGSDGDPAYNPEVGYYVVNLPNFISNSHTVFDGNPVLENPTILSWTIFVILIIGAGLWLYEREFKLEKKDIIPAVLVLIAIITYTRISSVITTLLILISLYLIGKDSPHKDGYFMLAWIFSNLIFLSYYEIKVNRYIIPTFPALIFFVLSAINLIHKHVKINKNIIPILLIALFIIQGFAFTATFEPTNQYSATEEISQYIIDHDPDYKDKLIGVYNIRPYSWWLGENTVGIPSGSQKTIDSSNVSYYISNQKLDNLTNYTEITNIDKFYLYNKTSV from the coding sequence ATGATTGGTGTTTCCTGTTCTGATGTTTATGTTTACCTGCTGAATGCACTTTACTATACTGGAACTAACATACATTCCACCGGAAACATATATTTATCCCCATTGATTTGCTTTTTGACTTCAATATTTTTCATGTTCGGTTTTGTAGATAAGTTATCAATATTTATTGTGACTGGAGTTTTTGCAATAATCGGAAACATTGGTTGTTATCTACTGTTTAAAAAGTATTTTGATGATACATTAAGCTTAACAGGAACTATACTCTATTCAACATTTTCACTTTATTTGACATGGCTTGCAAATGGTACATTAGATATTCCCGCAACAGGAATAATAATATGGATTGCCTTATTTACAGTGATTGCTATTAAGGAAAATCCTAAATTTTACGCATATGTAATTCCTTTAATAATGATTGGATTTTTTACAAGATACACTGTAATTTTAACAATACCTGCATTTTTACTTTATTATGTTTTGGAAAAGGGATTTACAATTGATTCTGAAGATCTAAAATACATTAAAAAAGGAATTATATTTGCTGTGTTGTTGGGCATAATCATCTTAGGAATACTTTTAATCATGGGCCATGGCCAGTTTGCGGCTGGAAGTCAGATTTCAAATGGAATTATCGGTAAAAAAGGATCAGACGGAGACCCGGCATATAATCCTGAAGTAGGTTATTATGTAGTGAATCTGCCAAACTTTATTTCAAATTCACATACGGTATTTGATGGAAATCCTGTTTTGGAAAATCCAACCATACTTTCATGGACCATATTTGTAATATTAATCATTGGTGCAGGATTATGGTTATATGAGCGGGAATTCAAATTAGAGAAAAAAGATATTATCCCTGCAGTATTGGTTTTAATAGCCATTATCACATATACCAGGATAAGCTCAGTGATAACAACATTATTAATTCTTATCTCATTATATCTGATTGGTAAAGATTCCCCGCATAAAGACGGATATTTCATGTTGGCCTGGATATTTTCAAATCTTATTTTCCTTAGCTATTATGAAATTAAGGTAAACAGGTACATAATCCCAACATTTCCAGCACTGATTTTCTTTGTTCTCAGTGCAATAAATCTTATTCACAAACATGTTAAAATCAATAAAAATATTATTCCAATTTTATTAATTGCATTATTCATAATACAAGGATTTGCTTTTACAGCGACATTTGAACCAACAAACCAGTATTCCGCTACAGAAGAAATTTCACAGTATATTATAGATCATGACCCTGATTATAAAGACAAGTTAATTGGGGTATACAATATTAGACCATATAGCTGGTGGTTAGGAGAAAACACTGTTGGAATACCGAGCGGAAGCCAAAAAACGATTGATTCAAGTAATGTCAGTTATTATATCTCTAATCAAAAATTAGATAATTTAACAAATTACACTGAAATAACAAATATTGACAAATTCTACCTATATAATAAAACAAGTGTTTAA
- a CDS encoding glycosyltransferase: MNILHVVPSFAPCFSAGGVVNASYQIAKKQVEKGHNVSVYTTDSCQERLKFKDNYNVNVDGINVFYFKNASNNIKNNLTIDTPINLPNYLRKTINNFDIIHIHEHRHSLAIATHRYAKKNDIPYVLQAHGSVLPFFQKEKLKEIFDKIWGFDILYDANKVFALTDVEKQQYLQMGVEESKIEIVPLGINLDEYKALPQKGAFKTKYGIKDDEKIILFLGRIHEIKGLDLLIKSFNKIPNEKIKLAIVGGDYGFLNHLENLIEEYNLKDKVIFPGVLVGEAKKEALVDCDIFVMPSRYESFTTSGLEAMACKKPLILTKNNHISDWVDDNVGLVCDFDENNLSDCISRLIKDEGLCEKFGYNGVQLIQKKYNWDIIEQQIESIYKKFLQ; the protein is encoded by the coding sequence ATGAATATATTGCATGTAGTGCCATCATTTGCCCCTTGTTTTTCAGCAGGAGGAGTGGTAAATGCTTCTTATCAAATTGCGAAAAAACAAGTTGAAAAGGGACATAATGTTAGCGTATATACCACAGATAGTTGTCAGGAAAGATTGAAGTTTAAGGACAACTATAATGTCAATGTTGATGGAATAAATGTTTTTTATTTTAAAAATGCATCAAATAACATAAAAAATAACTTAACCATTGATACTCCGATTAATTTGCCAAATTATCTAAGAAAAACCATAAATAACTTTGATATTATCCATATCCATGAGCATAGGCATTCACTTGCGATTGCAACACACAGATATGCTAAAAAAAATGATATCCCATATGTTTTGCAGGCTCATGGTTCTGTTCTGCCTTTTTTTCAAAAAGAAAAATTAAAGGAAATATTTGATAAAATCTGGGGTTTTGATATTTTATATGATGCAAATAAAGTCTTTGCATTAACTGATGTGGAAAAACAGCAATATTTGCAGATGGGCGTTGAAGAATCAAAAATTGAAATTGTGCCTCTTGGAATAAACCTTGATGAGTATAAAGCGCTGCCCCAAAAAGGAGCATTCAAAACCAAATATGGCATCAAAGATGATGAAAAGATAATACTGTTTTTAGGAAGAATCCATGAAATAAAGGGATTGGATTTGCTAATCAAGAGTTTTAACAAAATTCCTAACGAAAAGATTAAATTAGCAATTGTTGGCGGAGATTATGGCTTTTTAAATCATCTCGAAAATTTGATAGAGGAATACAATCTAAAAGATAAAGTAATATTTCCTGGAGTCCTGGTTGGTGAAGCTAAAAAAGAAGCGTTGGTTGACTGTGACATATTTGTTATGCCTTCCAGATATGAATCATTTACAACCAGCGGTCTTGAGGCAATGGCATGTAAAAAGCCATTAATTCTAACAAAAAACAACCACATTTCTGATTGGGTAGATGATAATGTGGGGCTCGTATGTGATTTTGATGAAAATAATTTATCTGACTGCATTTCCAGATTAATTAAAGATGAAGGCTTATGTGAAAAATTCGGATACAACGGTGTGCAATTAATCCAAAAAAAATATAATTGGGATATAATCGAACAGCAAATAGAATCAATCTACAAAAAATTTTTACAATAA